One window of the Longimicrobiaceae bacterium genome contains the following:
- a CDS encoding cold shock domain-containing protein — protein FVHHSAIQGTGFKSLSKGQRVEFDLVQDPKGPRAENVAPVNE, from the coding sequence TTCGTCCACCACTCGGCAATTCAGGGAACGGGCTTCAAGTCGCTCTCGAAGGGGCAGAGGGTGGAATTCGACCTGGTCCAGGATCCCAAGGGGCCCCGCGCGGAGAATGTCGCGCCCGTGAACGAGTG